The Candidatus Paceibacterota bacterium genomic sequence CGAATGCCTTGGGATTCACATCGGATTCGGTAAATGTCCATGGCGGAGCCATTGCAGTCGGACACCCCCTTGGGATGTCCGGGGCACGGCTAGTCTTGCATCTGGCTTATCAGCTCCGTAACAAGGGCAGCGGTTACGCAGTTGCGGCACTTTGCGGCGGCGGGGGTCAGGGAGACGCCTTAATCCTCAAGCGTTAAACCTTTAGTTTTAGAGTTGCTCGACAGTAAAGTCCGACTCTGTTCTCTGTCGAGTTCTTCAAGGGTCACTCCGGGTGCTCGGCGAGGTCCATGTCGACGAGTCCAGTCACATTAGTGATAGGAGCCAGGGGTTGCCAGAGTTAGGATGAGGTATGAGTAAGTCATTGGCTGTCGTTTGCACGCTGGAAAATCCCTATCAGTTAGTTGCAGCGGAGGGTGGGCGTTATTTCGCAATACCAGGACTGAACACCCTTACTGATGCGTTACACCTTCGTTTATCTGAACTACGTGGTTTTGTGAACGGCACGCTTGGAGTAGAAGTAAACGGGATATTGCAAGCGCCAATGGCAACGGAGACTGAAATTTGGGGTGCGGGGGTTACATACCTGCGCTCGCGTGATGCGCGCAAAGAAGAAAGTGGTGTTCCTGATGTTTATCAACGCGTCTATGAAGCCGATCGCCCAGAATTATTTTATAAAGGTAATGCGCGGAGAACTGTTGGCGACGGAGCAGATATTGGAATCCGTGCTGATTCGGGTTCATCTGTACCCGAACCTGAAGTGGCGATCGTTATTAATCGTTTCCAGGAAGTTATTGGATTGACCATTTGTAATGATATGACTGCCAGAACTATTGAGGGTGAGAACCCACTCTATTTATCACAAGCAAAGATTTACGTGGGGTCAACTTCACTAGGGCCCACCATTAAACCTTTCTGGGATATTAGCGAACCAAAAGGAATTGGGATCTCTGCCAATATTCAACGAGGAGCGGATGTAGTTTGGCTGGCACAGACTTCTTTAGCCGCTCTGCACCGCAGTTTTGACGATCTCGTTTCCTATCTGTTCAGGTGCCAGGTATTTCCTGATGGGGTAATTCTTTCTACAGGTACCGGAATTGTTCCGCCACTGGATGTTTCTCTTGAAGTGGGGGATATCGTATCTATTTCCGTTGACGAAGTTGGAACTTTGACCAATGAGGTTGCGCTTATTCCATTAGATATACATAAGGTTACTTTAGATATTTAAGTCAGATGTTTGACCTGCCACCTCAAGTCGTAACCCGATTTCTGGGTGTGATTATGTTAAAGTTTCATGCATGATTGATCTTGCCATTCGCAATGGTTGGATCATCGATGGGACAACAAGAGAGCGGTTTCGAGCAGATCTTGGGGTAGTTGACGGGAAGATCATCGAGATTGGCAGGGTGTCGGCCGCAGATCGAGAGATTGATGCGGAAGGATTAATTGTTTCACCTGGTTTTGTTGACCCGCATAGCCATTCAGATTTCACACTCCATACAAATCGCGATTCCCATAGCACAATTCGTCAAGGTGTCACGACCGAAGTTGTTGGCAATTGTGGATTTTCGAATGCTCCGGTGACGGATCAATCCGTGTCCTCCACGGTCGCCAGGATGCGAGCCTATGCTTATACCGGTGATGTTGATTGGCGTACATTTGGAGAATATTTAGTAAGCCTCGAGACTGGTGGTATTACTGCGAACGTCGCCTGTTTTGTCGGACATAATTCTGTCCGAGCTGCAGCAGGATTGATAGGAGACGAGCCGGTCACCGATACTCACCTAAAGAGAATGGCGGGATTTATTGCAGAAGCTATGGAGTCGGGTGCACTGGGTCTCTCAACCGGATTGGAGTTTACCCCCGGACTTTTTTGCAAGACGAACGAACTCGAGTATTTGGTAAAGGAAGTTGGACGTCATAATGGGATCTACACCAGCCATGTGCGGAATCGTGATTCAGCAATATTCGAATCTATACAAGAATTTCTCGACCTTGCCAAAATAGGCAATGTTGCAGCGCAAATATCGCATTTTAATGTACGACATGATACGAATGCGCCTAAGGATGCTTGGAATCGTGCAGTTGGAATGATGATGAAAGCAAGAGCCGAAGGAATGGATGTTGAAGCAGACACGACCCCGTTCCGAACCGGCATCGGTGTAATGACCGCGATTTTGCCGGAGTGGCTAGTTAATGATGGTTATGAGGAGGTCGCTCGAGCATTAAAAAATAATTTGGTTCGGGATCGACTCCGTGGTGAGTGTGATCGTTACTGGCGTTTTATTCATAAGGGTCAGTGGGATCGCGTGCGATTGTCCAGTAGCCCCAGTTTTCCGGAGTTAGGTGGTTTGGCGTTCCCTGACATAGCAAAAATCATGAAGAAAGATGAATGGGAATGTTACTTCGATATCTTGATGGCGGCAGGACCCGCCATGGATGAGTTAATTCTGGTAGGTGAACTCTTTACGGAGGAACATTTAGCGGAGATGACCTCTCACCCGGAATTCAGTCTGGGGGTCGATGGGTACACGAGTGTTGACCATGGCCCACTGAGCGAGGTAACAGTAAGTCAGCATCCATACTGTGGTCATATTGAGTATCTTGCACATCATGTCCGTGATATGAAAACACTAACGCTTGAAAATGCGATCCATAAGATGACGGCTAAACCTGCTGCCAGATTCGGACTGGCTAATCGCGGGGAAATACGAAAAGGGAATTTTGCAGATCTAGTTATTTTTGATGCTGCAAATGTGAGGAGTAGATCAACTATTGAAGAGCCGCGTGTCTATCCCGAGGGAATCCGCCTTGTGGTCGTGAATGGCGTGGTTGTCGTTGATAATGGCATTCATACGGGCAAACGACCAGGGCAAGTCTTAAGACGCGTCTCTTAACATCTATCATTTCCATTGTGAGTCGAAGTTTTCTAAAATTACCAAGAAACTAATTTTGCCACTCATTCTGTATGAGAGAGGATTGAGGAAAGGAAATCCCGAGTTCTTTGCTGCTTAGGTGCATCAAAAAGTGCATTAGGTTCGCCTTGTTCGATAATTTTCCCATAATCCATAAAAATTACTCGATCGGCAGCTTGTCTCACGAAACCCATTTCATGGGTGACGACGAGCATTGTCATGCCTGCAATAGCGAGGTTTCGCATAACGGCGAGTACCTCTCCGACAATCTCTGGGTCAAGCGCGCTAGTTGCTTCATCAAAGAGCATCACCTTTGGATTCATTGCTAGGGCTCTAGCAATTGCCACACGCTGTTGCTGCCCACCAGACAGTTCTTCAGGGTATTGGTCAGCTTTCTCTGATAGTCCTACTTGTTGGAGGAGCCGGATAGCCTTTTCTTCGTAGATCTCCGGTTTCTCTTTTAGCACGAATTTTGGGCCAGCCACAATATTTTGTCGTGCAGTCATATGGGGGAACAAATTGAATTGTTGGAAGACCATTCCGACTTGCGTTCGCAGATGTGCGATCTTTGTGGTGGAAATCTTTGACGAATCTCTGTCATCAACAGAAACTTGCTCTCCATTAATCGTTATTGATCCATGGTCAGGTATTTCTAAGTAATTTATACAACGCAGAAGAGTTGATTTGCCACTTCCAGATGGGCCAATAATTCCAATGACTTCTCCCTGCTTAACAGTCATTGAAAAGGAATCCAAAACTAAATTGTCTCCAAAACTTTTGGAGAGATTCTGGACCTCAATCATTGGAGTTGTCACGATGCCACCTTCTGAGAGGTAATTTTATTAGTTGGCTTCTTCCGTGTGTACCCGTTCTTCATTCGTTTCTCCAAGTAGGTCACAAGCAGGATTGCCGGATATCCAACAAGAAAGTACAGTATAAAAACCATGGTGTAGATAGTCATATAGTCATAGGTGCCAGCTGCAATTATCTGTCCTTTAAACATCAACTCTTGAATGGTCAGAACTGAAGCGAGGGAGGTGTCCTTGAACAGGGAAACTACATAGTTACCTAGGCTGGGTATAAGGGTTCTAAAAGCTTGCGGAAATATCACACGCGCCATTGCAACCGACGGCTTCATGCCTATGGCCGCAGCCGCATCGCGCTGGCCCTTTGGCACGGCTTCAATTCCTCCTCGGTAAACCTCAGAGAGATATGCACTCACATTTAACGAGAGCCCAATATAGGCCGCGGCTAACGGAGAAAGTCGAATACCTACAAACGGCAGAGCGTAGTAGATAAAAATCAATTGAACCAAGAGGGGGGTGGATCGGATCACAGTCACATACGCTCCTACAAAGAAACGTAAGACTCGACGCTTCGACATTCTCGAGAGGGCGACGATCACTCCAAATACTAAACTTGTCGCGCCACAGATGATAGTTAAAAAGATCGTCATTAAAAGCCCGATGGATAAACCACCTAAGGCGGCTCGCGCATTTTCAATATTAAAGAGCACCAAATTCCTTCCCGAACACAAATAATGCGTGTGGCAAGCCTGTGAAAAGACTTGCCACACTCATTATTTCTCGATTTACGGTTTGTAAGCAGGCATAAATAGGTTGTCGCCGTCGCCCAGCCCATATTTTGAAAGGATCGCGGTGACGATGCCATGGTCACGCAGTTCCGCTAGCGCACGCGAATACGCACCAATCAAGGTGCAATCTGCAGGGCGCATCGCAAACTTTGCATCTCCATCTTGGAACTCCGCTGGAGGATTTGTCCCCTTGCTGAGAACCTTTATCGCATTCTTGGGATTAGCAACGTTGTAGGCGCCAATTTTTGGACCATCCTCTACTAGAACATCGACTTTTTCTGACACCAATCCTTGGAACTCTGTTTCAGAGCTTTCGAAAACAGTTAAAGCAACTTTTGGAGTCAGTTTGGCTAAGAATTCAGCCGTATAGGATCCATTAATAGCTCCGACCCTTACGCCACTCTTTTGCAGATCAGCCCAGGTCTTAATATTCTTAGGGTTATCTTTGGTCACTCCGAGAGTTGTGCCATACCACCAGGCTGGTGTCGTGAACGCGATGCTTTTTAGCCTGCCAGGATTTTCATGGATATCGCCCGCGATTACGTCAATTCTTTTAGAGAGGAGCGCAGGAATCATTGCAGGCCATTGCAACATCACATTCGTAATTTTTTTGATGCCAATATATTTAAGAACGGCAATGTTGATGTCATAGTCGATACCAGTTAATTTGCCATTTTCTGTGTACATATAAGGTGCCGCGTTATAGACACCCAGTTTGATACCAGAATCGACAGCTCTCTGATACGAGCCATCTCGGCACGCTAGATTGGGAAGTGAGCCGGCTAAGGGCGTCCATCCCATAGCGGTAAAGAAGTCATAATCAATGTCGGCTCTGGTGGCAGAAGTAGCAGGACCAACGCCATTAAAAATCATTGAAGCACCGATCAAGATTGTTGAGCCGATTAACGCAAACTTTGATTTCTTTGAACTTAATCTTTTGGAGAACATCTGATCCTCTCTCTGTTGATGAAGAAGTGACCCAAAGCACGATGACGGGAAGTTTCGCCTTTCTTCCCTGAGGGGTGTCATCGAAACCGCGGGAGTTGCTAAACGCTGACAGATTATCTATAATCTGTCAAGGGATTCTCGAAGGATTCAAATACCGTCTTCTTAGGTTGGAGTACGACTTGTGAAAATCGTCCAAGTTGAGATTGCTGGGCTACGTGGAGCCACGCCTAAGGGTGGATGGAGCGCCGAACTTGAACCGGAGAACGTTGTTCACACTTTGCTTGCCATTAAAACTGAGGGAGGAGTCGTTGGCGTTGGCAGTATCTTTACGAGCGATTCACTCGTTCGAAGTTCGCTAGAAGTTCTCCAGCCGCTCCTCATCGGCGAAACTGCCCTCGAACCGGAGAGAGTGAGCGAGAAACTTCATCAAAATACTTTCTGGCTAGGGCGCGGTGGCGCGATAACTCATACCATTAGCGGAATAGATACAGCATTATGGGATCTATTTGGAAAAATAACAGGTCAGCCTATTGGTCGTTTATTAGGCGGACGTGTGCGCGAAAAAGTCATGCCTTATGCATCACTCTTAATGGAAGAACCTAAGAGCATGACCGAAAAGTTGCTCGGTTTGCGGAGTCAAGGGTTTCGAGCCTTCAAGATCGGCTGGGGAACATTTGGGCGAATTGATTCCTCTAATGATGAGTTACTTGTGAAGACAGCCAGGGAGGCAATTGGCGACGAATGCTTCCTAGCAGTCGATGCCGGAGGCAGTGACGCATATTGGCGCGGGAACCTAAATTGGGCGATTAATACCTCAAAAATGTTAAATGAGTACGCCGTTGACTGGTTTGAAGAAGCTCTGCGTCCGGACGACCTCCAGGACTTTAGGCAATTGCGAATTCAATCATCAGTTCCAATCTCAGGGGGCGAAGTATTGACTCGTCGACAGAGTTTTACTCCATTTCTAGTTTCCGGTGCTTTCGATATTATTCAACCAGATGTGACTAAAGTGGGTGGGAT encodes the following:
- a CDS encoding fumarylacetoacetate hydrolase family protein; translation: MSKSLAVVCTLENPYQLVAAEGGRYFAIPGLNTLTDALHLRLSELRGFVNGTLGVEVNGILQAPMATETEIWGAGVTYLRSRDARKEESGVPDVYQRVYEADRPELFYKGNARRTVGDGADIGIRADSGSSVPEPEVAIVINRFQEVIGLTICNDMTARTIEGENPLYLSQAKIYVGSTSLGPTIKPFWDISEPKGIGISANIQRGADVVWLAQTSLAALHRSFDDLVSYLFRCQVFPDGVILSTGTGIVPPLDVSLEVGDIVSISVDEVGTLTNEVALIPLDIHKVTLDI
- a CDS encoding amidohydrolase family protein is translated as MIDLAIRNGWIIDGTTRERFRADLGVVDGKIIEIGRVSAADREIDAEGLIVSPGFVDPHSHSDFTLHTNRDSHSTIRQGVTTEVVGNCGFSNAPVTDQSVSSTVARMRAYAYTGDVDWRTFGEYLVSLETGGITANVACFVGHNSVRAAAGLIGDEPVTDTHLKRMAGFIAEAMESGALGLSTGLEFTPGLFCKTNELEYLVKEVGRHNGIYTSHVRNRDSAIFESIQEFLDLAKIGNVAAQISHFNVRHDTNAPKDAWNRAVGMMMKARAEGMDVEADTTPFRTGIGVMTAILPEWLVNDGYEEVARALKNNLVRDRLRGECDRYWRFIHKGQWDRVRLSSSPSFPELGGLAFPDIAKIMKKDEWECYFDILMAAGPAMDELILVGELFTEEHLAEMTSHPEFSLGVDGYTSVDHGPLSEVTVSQHPYCGHIEYLAHHVRDMKTLTLENAIHKMTAKPAARFGLANRGEIRKGNFADLVIFDAANVRSRSTIEEPRVYPEGIRLVVVNGVVVVDNGIHTGKRPGQVLRRVS
- a CDS encoding amino acid ABC transporter ATP-binding protein, with protein sequence MIEVQNLSKSFGDNLVLDSFSMTVKQGEVIGIIGPSGSGKSTLLRCINYLEIPDHGSITINGEQVSVDDRDSSKISTTKIAHLRTQVGMVFQQFNLFPHMTARQNIVAGPKFVLKEKPEIYEEKAIRLLQQVGLSEKADQYPEELSGGQQQRVAIARALAMNPKVMLFDEATSALDPEIVGEVLAVMRNLAIAGMTMLVVTHEMGFVRQAADRVIFMDYGKIIEQGEPNALFDAPKQQRTRDFLSSILSHTE
- a CDS encoding amino acid ABC transporter permease, coding for MLFNIENARAALGGLSIGLLMTIFLTIICGATSLVFGVIVALSRMSKRRVLRFFVGAYVTVIRSTPLLVQLIFIYYALPFVGIRLSPLAAAYIGLSLNVSAYLSEVYRGGIEAVPKGQRDAAAAIGMKPSVAMARVIFPQAFRTLIPSLGNYVVSLFKDTSLASVLTIQELMFKGQIIAAGTYDYMTIYTMVFILYFLVGYPAILLVTYLEKRMKNGYTRKKPTNKITSQKVAS
- a CDS encoding transporter substrate-binding domain-containing protein, whose protein sequence is MFSKRLSSKKSKFALIGSTILIGASMIFNGVGPATSATRADIDYDFFTAMGWTPLAGSLPNLACRDGSYQRAVDSGIKLGVYNAAPYMYTENGKLTGIDYDINIAVLKYIGIKKITNVMLQWPAMIPALLSKRIDVIAGDIHENPGRLKSIAFTTPAWWYGTTLGVTKDNPKNIKTWADLQKSGVRVGAINGSYTAEFLAKLTPKVALTVFESSETEFQGLVSEKVDVLVEDGPKIGAYNVANPKNAIKVLSKGTNPPAEFQDGDAKFAMRPADCTLIGAYSRALAELRDHGIVTAILSKYGLGDGDNLFMPAYKP
- a CDS encoding mandelate racemase/muconate lactonizing enzyme family protein, translating into MKIVQVEIAGLRGATPKGGWSAELEPENVVHTLLAIKTEGGVVGVGSIFTSDSLVRSSLEVLQPLLIGETALEPERVSEKLHQNTFWLGRGGAITHTISGIDTALWDLFGKITGQPIGRLLGGRVREKVMPYASLLMEEPKSMTEKLLGLRSQGFRAFKIGWGTFGRIDSSNDELLVKTAREAIGDECFLAVDAGGSDAYWRGNLNWAINTSKMLNEYAVDWFEEALRPDDLQDFRQLRIQSSVPISGGEVLTRRQSFTPFLVSGAFDIIQPDVTKVGGISEFRRIAHTADEFGVRVIPHGWNTAIGLAVDLQLASAILSADKVEYCTGSAYVDDLSEMPWRLDEDGLLEIPTHPGIGFSLDPEKVERYSGVRGFLD